In the genome of Candidatus Microbacterium phytovorans, one region contains:
- a CDS encoding WXG100 family type VII secretion target, whose product MADFKASYGEMEAMSGKLDSGREEIGDILRRLKSDVDRLLGDDFKTQHASGKFGEGYNELTTGLEKAIEGISDMGESLRKMQQAIKDTDQALAGN is encoded by the coding sequence ATGGCTGATTTCAAGGCTTCGTACGGCGAGATGGAAGCGATGTCGGGGAAGCTCGACTCGGGTCGTGAGGAGATCGGTGACATTCTTCGTCGTCTGAAGAGCGATGTGGACCGGTTGCTGGGCGATGACTTCAAGACGCAGCACGCGTCGGGCAAGTTCGGTGAGGGGTACAACGAGCTCACCACCGGTCTGGAGAAGGCCATCGAGGGCATCTCGGACATGGGTGAGTCGCTGCGCAAGATGCAGCAGGCGATCAAGGACACCGACCAGGCACTCGCCGGCAACTGA